A section of the Pseudorasbora parva isolate DD20220531a chromosome 2, ASM2467924v1, whole genome shotgun sequence genome encodes:
- the si:dkey-30j10.5 gene encoding uncharacterized protein si:dkey-30j10.5, producing the protein MANVSPITKLGVSTNKDDEEILGARGYQLINVDLNEGAGKNRVFLWYKKECGMRPVTRIQFSFLSEMKTGLVDAGYELVNKDLNAGVGGDHVFMWYFYGNTEFDIPIVNLEVSKDAKEEPALLRDGWERLGCDLNRGAGGNYIYLWVKREKPSYICEIAATADFTSDKQKFDLGYTRVDENTNRGAGGNYVYLWYRRTTDKDKALTALNVSSDFQENGRLQNEGFKKVSVNLNTGTTGKDVYAWYLNEGCESQIKAMVLLINPDTWTVYQKAGINFVEKNLNDGNKGREMYLAYL; encoded by the coding sequence ATGGCAAATGTAAGTCCAATAACAAAGCTCGGTGTCTCAACCAATAAGGACGATGAGGAAATTCTTGGAGCTCGCGGTTATCAGCTCATCAATGTTGACCTCAATGAAGGTGCTGGTAAAAACCGGGTCTTTCTTTGGTACAAGAAAGAGTGTGGCATGAGACCTGTGACCAGGATCCAGTTTTCATTCTTAAGTGAAATGAAAACTGGTCTGGTTGATGCTGGGTATGAGCTGGTCAACAAGGATCTGAATGCAGGAGTTGGTGGAGATCACGTCTTCATGTGGTACTTCTACGGCAACACTGAATTTGACATTCCTATCGTGAACCTTGAGGTAAGCAAAGACGCCAAAGAGGAACCTGCTCTTCTGCGAGATGGCTGGGAGAGGCTGGGCTGTGATCTGAACCGCGGTGCGGGAGGAAACTACATCTACCTGTGGGTGAAGAGAGAGAAGCCGAGCTACATCTGTGAGATCGCAGCAACTGCAGACTTCACTTCTGACAAGCAAAAGTTTGATCTTGGCTACACTCGTGTGGATGAAAACACCAATCGGGGTGCTGGTGGAAACTACGTCTACCTGTGGTATCGGCGCACAACTGATAAGGACAAAGCTCTCACTGCTCTTAATGTATCCAGTGACTTCCAGGAGAATGGAAGGCTTCAGAATGAAGGCTTCAAGAAGGTCAGTGTTAATCTCAATACCGGAACCACTGGAAAAGATGTCTACGCTTGGTACCTGAATGAAGGATGCGAATCGCAGATCAAAGCCATGGTTCTGCTGATCAACCCTGACACCTGGACCGTGTATCAGAAAGCTGGTATCAACTTTGTTGAGAAGAATCTCAATGATGGCAACAAAGGCCGGGAAATGTACTTAGCATACCTTTAG
- the lrrc3cb gene encoding leucine-rich repeat-containing protein 3B codes for MFGTVGMPIGCHDVASCLSLTFTLLHVLDVCLSHQAENECPESCFCSESVDGGLVVRCSDMQLVAVPRDLPNTTQHLYLDNNLLLTIPSDAFIGLPLLFKLDLSHNRLAYLEPGAFQDLADSLSSLDLSSNQLETLDPKAFGDLRAETNLSNNPWLCDCRLQLAMPQLLLDPSSLTEVVCNTSEPKELEAQGMPFILVATDLDFCTALQRTTDVAMLITMFGWFTMVISYLVYYVRHNQEDTIRHLEYLKSLPNRQGRSEESLTLNTRL; via the coding sequence ATGTTTGGGACTGTCGGTATGCCTATCGGCTGTCATGATGTGGCCAGCTGCCTTTCTCTCACTTTCACCCTCCTCCATGTCTTGGATGTGTGTCTGTCTCACCAAGCAGAAAACGAATGCCCCGAGAGCTGTTTCTGCTCAGAGAGTGTCGACGGCGGGCTGGTGGTCCGTTGTAGCGACATGCAGTTGGTGGCAGTGCCACGTGACCTTCCGAATACTACACAGCATCTATACCTAGACAACAACCTGCTGCTTACCATACCATCTGATGCCTTTATAGGGCTCCCACTACTGTTCAAATTAGATCTTTCCCATAACAGGTTGGCCTACCTGGAGCCTGGAGCCTTTCAAGACCTCGCAGACTCGTTGAGCAGCCTGGATCTCTCTTCTAACCAGCTGGAGACACTGGACCCCAAGGCATTCGGCGACCTCAGAGCCGAGACTAACCTCTCTAATAATCCCTGGCTGTGTGACTGTCGTCTGCAGCTGGCTATGCCACAACTGCTCTTGGACCCCTCCTCCCTCACTGAGGTGGTGTGCAACACTTCTGAACCTAAAGAACTGGAGGCTCAAGGTATGCCCTTCATCCTGGTAGCGACTGATCTTGACTTCTGCACAGCACTCCAGAGGACCACTGATGTGGCTATGCTAATAACGATGTTTGGCTGGTTTACAATGGTTATATCCTATTTAGTTTACTATGTAAGGCACAACCAAGAAGATACAATTCGCCACCTTGAGTATCTCAAGTCTCTTCCCAACAGGCAGGGGAGATCTGAGGAGTCACTAACACTTAATACCAGGCTGTAA
- the tmem86b gene encoding lysoplasmalogenase — protein MDILETSAFDRRQRRNTCCVLFLYLLPFFASCTIYFYLWIPDSAPSLLAAGIKAAPILSLILLVFSYNGGRSLMGVAGGLLLSACGDCCLIWPELFIHGMGCFSLAHLLYSVTFLSSRYSATSLSFSSFILYLPLWLIGSGLYVYLVPFLRLDPEADILVPAIGGYVLLIVIMATLAVRTRRPLILLGSLVFMASDLTIALTKFNVVDIENEKQIIMTTYYLAQLMIALGDVKAVLEEEADDIHKWKRS, from the exons ATGGACATACTGGAGACAAGTGCCTTTGACCGCAGACAACGCAGAAACACG TGCTGTGTACTGTTTCTTTACCTCCTCCCTTTTTTTGCATCCTGCACAATATACTTCTATCTGTGGATCCCAGACTCCGCCCCTTCTCTTCTGGCTGCTGGCATAAAGGCTGCTCCCATCCTCTCATTGATCCTTCTGGTGTTCAGCTATAATGGGGGGCGGAGTCTAATGGGTGTGGCCGGAGGGTTGCTGCTCTCAGCATGCGGGGACTGTTGCCTTATTTGGCCAGAACTTTTTATCCACG GAATGGGCTGTTTTTCTCTGGCCCACTTGCTTTACTCTGTCACCTTCCTGTCATCACGGTATTCTGCAACGTCTTTGTCTTTCTCATCTTTTATCCTCTACCTCCCCCTGTGGTTGATCGGCAGTGGACTTTACGTTTACCTGGTGCCCTTCCTACGGCTTGATCCAGAAGCTGACATCCTAGTCCCAGCCATAGGGGGTTATGTGCTGCTCATTGTCATCATGGCCACACTGGCTGTTCGTACACGGCGGCCGCTCATCCTGCTGGGCAGCCTGGTCTTCATGGCTTCTGACCTCACAATTGCACTGACAAAGTTCAATGTTGTTGATATAGAAAACGAAAAGCAGATTATTATGACAACATACTACCTGGCACAGCTGATGATTGCACTGGGTGACGTGAAGGCAGTGCTGGAGGAGGAGGCTGATGATATCCACAAGTGGAAAAGATCATGA